One Flavobacterium cerinum genomic window, AAAAGCCGATAAATCCGTTGTTTCCGGAATATCTAATTACTGAACCGTTTAATTCTTATTCAATGTTGATCATTAGTGCCGGTATATTGTTTTCGATATTACTTATAAAACCTAAAAAAAGTACCGGAAATGAGATGGATCAAATAGGGAATGATTAATAGTAACTTATAGAATATCCACGTCAAAGGCACATTTGGACATAAAAAAACCGGAACATAAGTCCCGGTTCTTTATCTGTAAAGGTTGTAATTATTTTACTTCCTCGTAATCTACATCCTGAGTCTGGTCACCCTGGTTGTCACCTCCTTGAGGTTGTCCTTGTGAAGCCTGACCGTCAGCCTGTGCTTTGTACAATTCTTCAGAAGCATTTTTCCACGCTTCGTTGATTTTGTCTAAAGCCGGTTGGATTGTAGCTACGTCTTTTGTTTCGTAAGCTTTTTTCAATTCCTCTAAAGCACCTTGAATAGCAGCTTTGTTTCCATCAGACAATTTATCACCAAACTCGCTTAATTGCTTTTCAGTCTGGAAGATCATTCCGTCTGCTTCATTCAATTTGTCTACTTTTTCTTTAGCTGCTTTATCTGCTTCAGCATTTGCTTCAGCTTCTTGACGCATTCTGTCGATTTCTTCCTGAGTTAATCCTGAAGAAGCTTCGATACGGATATCATGTGATTTACCGGTTCCTTTATCTGTAGCCGATACTTTAATAATACCATTCGCATCGATATCAAACGTTACTTCAATTTGCGGTACTCCTCTTGGTGCAGGCGGAATTCCGTCTAAGTGGAAACGTCCGATGGTTTTATTATCATTTGCCATTGGTCTTTCCCCTTGTAACACGTGGATTTCTACTGACGGCTGATTATCAGCTGCTGTTGAGAAAACCTGTGATTTTTTAGTCGGGATTGTTGTATTGGCATCGATTAATTTTGTCATTACACTTCCCATCGTTTCAATACCTAATGATAACGGTGTTACATCTAATAACAATACATCTTTTACATCTCCTGTTAATACACCACCTTGAATAGCAGCACCTACAGCAACTACTTCATCCGGATTTACGCCTTTTGAAGGTTTTTTACCGAAGAATTTTTCTACTTCTTCCTGAATTCTAGGAATACGTGTAGAACCACCAACTAAGATTACTTCGTCAATATCTGATTTTGAGATACCGGCATCTTTCAATGCTTTCTCACATGGGATCATTGAACGACGTACTAAATCATCTGACAATTGTTCGAATTTAGCACGGGTTAATGTTTTTACCAAGTGTTTCGGTCCTGAAGCTGTAGCGGTAACATACGGTAAATTGATTTCCGTTTGTGCCGATGCTGATAATTCAATTTTCGCTTTTTCAGCTGCTTCTTTCAGACGTTGTAACGCCATTGGATCTTTACGTAAATCAACACCTTCTTCGCTGTTGAATTCGTTTGCTAACCAATCGATAATTACCTGGTCGAAATCGTCACCACCTAAGTGTGTATCTCCGTTAGTTGACAATACTTCAAATACACCGTCACCTAATTCAAGGATCGAGATATCGAAAGTACCACCACCTAAGTCATATACTGCAATTTTCTGGTCTTTACCACCTTTATCCAGTCCGTAAGCCAAAGCAGCAGCAGTTGGTTCGTTAATGATACGACGTACTTTTAAACCTGCAATTTCACCGGCTTCTTTTGTAGCCTGACGTTGCGCATCGTTAAAGTATGCCGGTACGGTGATAACCGCTTCCGTAACAGTAGTTCCTAAATAATCTTCAGCCGTTTTCTTCATTTTCTGAAGTGTCATTGCTGATAATTCCTGCGGCGTGTAAAGTCTTCCGTCGATATCAACACGTGGCGTGTCATTATCTCCTTTTACCACTTTGTACGCTACATTTCCAGCTTCTTTCTGGCTTTCTGAGTATTTGTTACCCATAAAACGTTTGATCGAAGCGATCGTTTTCGTTGGATTTGTCACTGCTTGTCTTTTGGCAGGATCACCCACTTTGATTTCACCACCTTCTACAAAAGCAATTACAGATGGTGTTGTTCTTTTTCCTTCTGCATTAGGAATAACTACCGGCTCGTTACCTTCCATTACAGAAACGCAAGAGTTAGTCGTTCCTAAGTCAATTCCAATAATTTTACTCATAATTAAATCTCCTTATTATATCTATATTTTCGTTTCGTTTTTTCAACTTGCTTGGTATAAGTCAATGATTGTGCCATTCGCTAAAAGTGTTAAAAATTGTCATAATTCTGTATTTTTAACCTTTTTATACTGACAAGATGACATTTTTAAGATCCGGACTTTTGTCTTTAACCACCACAACACAATATCACATTTCCCGACTTCTTTGTTAGTTTGCAGGAGCACTATATCGTAAATCTACTTGACTCTAAACCAATTAATAGTAAAACCGGAGTCAAAACGCGCACTTGCGCTAAAAGTGTGTTATATCCGTTTTATTTATTGAATTATCGGACTATCTTTGCTTTAGCAAATAAACATTTAGATTACTTATGGAGTGTATTTCTGTATTTGATATGCTTAAAATCGGTGTGGGTCCTTCCAGTTCCCATACTTTAGGCCCTTGGCGTGCGGCCGAACAGTTTCTTGTTGAAATCAGAAATCGCAACCTCATTGACCATGTTAACCGTATTACAGTCGATTTATACGGTTCTTTATCGCTTACCGGTAAAGGCCACGCCACTGATCTGGCGGTTATGCTTGGTCTTAGCGGTGCGGATCCGGAATATATCCCGGTTGAAAGCATCGATGTGATCATTTCGGCCATTAAAAACAAAAAAGAAATCTTTTTAGGTAACGAAATCATTATCCCTTTTGACCCTGAAAAGGATATTGTTTTCAATAAAAACTTCCTGCCGTTTCATGCTAACGGACTTACTTTTACCGTATATAGCGATACTCAGGAATATACATCGACTTTCTACTCGATTGGCGGCGGATTTGTCGTAAAGGAAACTGAAGAAGAAAATCCTGCCAAAGAAGCAACCAAACGCAATTTTCCGTTTCCGATTGATAAGGCCGAAGAACTACTGGCTTATTGTCAGGCGGAACAAAAGAAAATTTCGGAAATCGTTTATGAAAACGAAAAATCCATGCGTTCGGAAGCTGAAATCCATAACGAATTGCTACGCGTATGGCATACGATGTTGGAATGTATGTATATCGGCTGTCATACAGAAGGTACTTTACCCGGAGGTTTGAATGTACGCCGACGTGCTTATGACATGCACAAAAACTTAATCGGGGTTTTACCGTATGACAATCCGCAATCCTGGCTGGAAATCATTCGGATGACAGAAGTTAAATTCCGTCAGATCCTGAAATGGGTTAGCTGTTTTGCGTTGGCTGTTAATGAAGTTAATGCTTCTCTCGGACGGGTTGTAACGGCTCCGACCAATGGTAGTGCCGGTGTAATTCCTGCCGTTTTGATGTATTATATGGTTATCGAAAACCACAGTGCAAACGAGGATCAGATCAAACAGTTTTTAATGGTAGCCGGTGAAATCGGTAGTATCTTTAAAAAGGGGGCTACAATTTCGGCTGCGATGGGTGGTTGTCAGGCTGAAATCGGTGTTTCGTCTGCAATGGCTGCCGGAGCTTTATGCGAATTGATGGGCGGTACTCCGGAACAGGTATTAATGGCTGCTGAAATTGCCATGGAACACCATTTGGGATTAACTTGTGATCCGATTGGCGGCTTAGTACAAATTCCTTGTATCGAACGTAATACTATGGGGGCTATTAAAGCGATTAATGCGGCCGAACTAGCACTCGAAACCGATCCTAAGAATGCAAAAGTGCCGTTGGACAAAGTGGTAAATACGATGTGGCAAACGGCTAAAGACATGAATAATAAATACAAAGAAACTTCTGAAGGCGGATTAGCTGTTGCCGTAAATATGGCCGACTGTTAAACTCTAACCAGTCTTAAAATATAAAACGGAATAGTTTCTATTCCGTTTTTTTCTTTTCTGCACTATTTTATTTCAAATTGCTCTTTATTGATCACACCACTAAATTCGTGTGATATAATATCCTTATTCAATCGCAAACGTAATTTTGTCTTAAATTTTCCATTATCGATCGGAACGGAAGTCACCGCTATACGACCGGGTGGTAATCTTATTGAACGGAGAAAAGTTCCGCAGAAATACATATATTTATCTTCGATTGGTATCCAGTAACCCGATGGGTTTTTCGCCTCTAAAAGAAGTCGCAAATAATTTCCGGAGCCTATATTAAGTGTGTCTTTTCCCTTATTTACAACTACTACCGGAAAGGCTTTATACTTTTTTTGTACTAGCTCTTCTCCTATTTTCCCTTCTAAAAGTGTATGGTTGGAAATTACTTTTGTAGTGTCAATAAATATAGTAATGTCTTCCGGTCCCGACTCAATATCATTCCCTCTAAAATCCGTTGTATAAGCCTCATCTTCTTTAGGAATTCTAACATATACACTATCTTGATTTTTCCCTAAATACAGACATTTATAATTGGCGGTTTGCAGACTAAAAGCTTTTCTATTTTCCAGTTCTCCTTTTAATGTATCAAATACTTCCGGCAATTTGAATTTAGGCATTTTAATAGCACTGTCATTCTTACAGGCATAAAATACCGTAAATAAAATCAGTACAAAAAAAGACAACACTCTCATTTAACAACTTTCTTTTAATTAAAAGGTTAAAAGTAACATGAAAATTCAGAAAAGCAAGATTCTACTTACCGTATATATTTACTTTCTCCGGGTATCAACAATATAAATAATTTTCCAGGTTCCGTTTTCTTTAAAAAGTTGAAATGAGTTAACACCCGAATGGCTTAACTTGCCGTTTATATAAAATTCATAGGGTGTCCAGGCATGTGCCATTGTTCCGTCTATCCGGATATCATATTTTAGTATTTTTTCCTGAAAATGCATCTGAGCCGGAAAAGTAGCTACAGCCTTAAAAAAAGCATTCGGCTGTTCTTCTGTCAATTTGTTCCCTTTCGGTCCTTCCGATATCGATTGCAGGATCATTTTGTCATAGCAAACCGTTTTAATTTTCAGCGTATCTTTCGCATGAAATCCTTCAAAAAAAGTTTTGATTGTATTTTCGACCTCTTTTTCCTGCGCTTGCAGATTAACCCAAAGAAATCCGATCAGTAACAGCAGTTTATATTTCATAATTATACGTTTTGGTTACAGCATCAGTAGGATTAATGCGGATTATGTTACAGTTTTGATAGAATTTGTAGTACTTTTACGTTTCCAAAATTTGAAACTTATGTCAGTTGCGAAAAAAGACTACAAAAGAATTACGACCAAATCTTTGATCGAAATGAAAAGCAACGGAGAGAAAATCTCTATGTTAACGGCTTACGATTATACCATGGCAAAAATCGTTGACAGTGCCAATATTGATGCCATTCTGGTTGGTGATTCTGCTTCGAATGTAATGGCAGGACATGAAACCACATTACCGATTACTTTAGATCAGATGATTTATCATGCTTCTTCTGTTGTAAGAGCCGTAGATCGCGCTTTAGTAATTGTTGACCTTCCGTTCGGAACCTATCAATCCGATCCGAAAGAAGCTTTACGTTCATCTATCCGTATTATGAAAGAAAGCGGTGCTCATGCAGTAAAGCTGGAAGGCGGAAGCGAAATTAAAGACAGTATCAAACGTATCCTGAATGCCGGAATTCCGGTAATGGGTCACCTGGGTTTAACACCACAATCTATTTATAAATTCGGAACCTATACCGTTCGTGCCAAAGAAGAAGCGGAAGCACAAAAATTACTGGACGATGCCAAAATGCTTGAAAAAATAGGCTGTTTTGCTGTTGTTCTTGAAAAAATTCCTTCGGCTTTAGCCAAAAAAGTAGCAGAAAGCATTTCAATTCCTGTAATCGGAATAGGAGCCGGTAGCGGTGTTGACGGACAAGTATTGGTTTTACACGATATGATCGGTATGACACACGAATTTAGTCCGCGTTTCCTAAGACGCTACATGAATCTTTATGAAGATATGAGTAAAGCAATCGGGCAATATGTAAGTGATGTAAAATCGCAGGATTTCCCGAATGCTAATGAACAATACTAATACAATATCGCATTTCTGTGACCGAAAAAACAGTTTCCACTAAAGACAATTTACAGGTTATTTACGAAGACAATCACCTAATTGTGATCAACAAACGTGTAGGCGATATTGTTCAGGGCGATAAAACCGGCGACAAACCGTTAAGTGATGTTGTAAAAGAATATATCAAAGAAAAATACAACAAACCCGGTGAGGTTTTCCTCGGTGTTATTCATCGTCTGGACCGACCTACAACCGGTATTGTGGTCTTTGCCCGTACTTCAAAAGCACTGACCCGTATGAACGAATTGTTTAAAAACCGGGAAACACAAAAAACATATTGGGCGGTGGTCAAAAACCGCCCTTTAAAAGATGCTGATACACTGACGCATTTTTTAAAACGCAATCCTAAAAACAATACGTCCAAAGCCTATACAAAAGAGGTTCCGGACAGTAAAAAAGCAAGTCTTTCGTATACCATCATTAAAGCGCTTCAAAATTATACCGCATTAGAAATCGATTTGCATACCGGACGACACCATCAAATCCGAAGTCAGTTATCCGCTATCGGAAGTCCGATTAAAGGCGATTTGAAATATGGCGCCGATCGCAGTAATCCGGACGGCGGTATTCATCTCCATGCCCGAAAACTAGTCCTTATCCATCCTGTCAGCAAAGAACCATTGCTTTTTATCGCTCCGGTTCCCGATGACAGTATTTGGAAAAGCATTTG contains:
- the dnaK gene encoding molecular chaperone DnaK, which gives rise to MSKIIGIDLGTTNSCVSVMEGNEPVVIPNAEGKRTTPSVIAFVEGGEIKVGDPAKRQAVTNPTKTIASIKRFMGNKYSESQKEAGNVAYKVVKGDNDTPRVDIDGRLYTPQELSAMTLQKMKKTAEDYLGTTVTEAVITVPAYFNDAQRQATKEAGEIAGLKVRRIINEPTAAALAYGLDKGGKDQKIAVYDLGGGTFDISILELGDGVFEVLSTNGDTHLGGDDFDQVIIDWLANEFNSEEGVDLRKDPMALQRLKEAAEKAKIELSASAQTEINLPYVTATASGPKHLVKTLTRAKFEQLSDDLVRRSMIPCEKALKDAGISKSDIDEVILVGGSTRIPRIQEEVEKFFGKKPSKGVNPDEVVAVGAAIQGGVLTGDVKDVLLLDVTPLSLGIETMGSVMTKLIDANTTIPTKKSQVFSTAADNQPSVEIHVLQGERPMANDNKTIGRFHLDGIPPAPRGVPQIEVTFDIDANGIIKVSATDKGTGKSHDIRIEASSGLTQEEIDRMRQEAEANAEADKAAKEKVDKLNEADGMIFQTEKQLSEFGDKLSDGNKAAIQGALEELKKAYETKDVATIQPALDKINEAWKNASEELYKAQADGQASQGQPQGGDNQGDQTQDVDYEEVK
- a CDS encoding L-serine ammonia-lyase; the protein is MECISVFDMLKIGVGPSSSHTLGPWRAAEQFLVEIRNRNLIDHVNRITVDLYGSLSLTGKGHATDLAVMLGLSGADPEYIPVESIDVIISAIKNKKEIFLGNEIIIPFDPEKDIVFNKNFLPFHANGLTFTVYSDTQEYTSTFYSIGGGFVVKETEEENPAKEATKRNFPFPIDKAEELLAYCQAEQKKISEIVYENEKSMRSEAEIHNELLRVWHTMLECMYIGCHTEGTLPGGLNVRRRAYDMHKNLIGVLPYDNPQSWLEIIRMTEVKFRQILKWVSCFALAVNEVNASLGRVVTAPTNGSAGVIPAVLMYYMVIENHSANEDQIKQFLMVAGEIGSIFKKGATISAAMGGCQAEIGVSSAMAAGALCELMGGTPEQVLMAAEIAMEHHLGLTCDPIGGLVQIPCIERNTMGAIKAINAAELALETDPKNAKVPLDKVVNTMWQTAKDMNNKYKETSEGGLAVAVNMADC
- a CDS encoding nuclear transport factor 2 family protein, with the translated sequence MKYKLLLLIGFLWVNLQAQEKEVENTIKTFFEGFHAKDTLKIKTVCYDKMILQSISEGPKGNKLTEEQPNAFFKAVATFPAQMHFQEKILKYDIRIDGTMAHAWTPYEFYINGKLSHSGVNSFQLFKENGTWKIIYIVDTRRK
- the panB gene encoding 3-methyl-2-oxobutanoate hydroxymethyltransferase, encoding MSVAKKDYKRITTKSLIEMKSNGEKISMLTAYDYTMAKIVDSANIDAILVGDSASNVMAGHETTLPITLDQMIYHASSVVRAVDRALVIVDLPFGTYQSDPKEALRSSIRIMKESGAHAVKLEGGSEIKDSIKRILNAGIPVMGHLGLTPQSIYKFGTYTVRAKEEAEAQKLLDDAKMLEKIGCFAVVLEKIPSALAKKVAESISIPVIGIGAGSGVDGQVLVLHDMIGMTHEFSPRFLRRYMNLYEDMSKAIGQYVSDVKSQDFPNANEQY
- a CDS encoding RluA family pseudouridine synthase, whose protein sequence is MTEKTVSTKDNLQVIYEDNHLIVINKRVGDIVQGDKTGDKPLSDVVKEYIKEKYNKPGEVFLGVIHRLDRPTTGIVVFARTSKALTRMNELFKNRETQKTYWAVVKNRPLKDADTLTHFLKRNPKNNTSKAYTKEVPDSKKASLSYTIIKALQNYTALEIDLHTGRHHQIRSQLSAIGSPIKGDLKYGADRSNPDGGIHLHARKLVLIHPVSKEPLLFIAPVPDDSIWKSI